A region from the Desulfitobacterium dehalogenans ATCC 51507 genome encodes:
- a CDS encoding GerAB/ArcD/ProY family transporter: MLEPGQITSKQLIRLLVCSRIVIALTYFPVLKEMSPSQDAWLACILYFPLQIIMAAPLYLLAKRFPQQTIIQYIPAIAGKGGKIAGALLLGYFIHQSAMSLALFNLFITGVTMPETPILFFSSSLLLACAYAARQGIEVLGRLSELLLPIILIAITTIILLLTKDMHFKLLQPVLEKGILPVMGGSLFLVSRTYEVIEFAMLLPYLNQPAKTKTVYLTSFFIIAFFLTMISMSIIAILGTGAATRTFPFLYTIRLVSVGNFIERIESIHLAVWILAAFLKMSLQYYIIILGLSQLFNLKSYKSLILPTGSILVSLSLLVAPSLVELQSFASSMESHLYNIVFVYSLPFLLLLLAVIRKKGVRSP, translated from the coding sequence ATGTTGGAACCAGGTCAAATAACCTCCAAGCAGCTTATTCGCTTACTGGTTTGTAGTCGTATTGTTATTGCACTTACTTACTTTCCTGTCTTAAAGGAGATGTCGCCATCCCAGGACGCATGGCTTGCTTGTATTCTATACTTTCCCCTCCAGATAATTATGGCAGCCCCCCTCTACCTCCTTGCCAAGAGGTTCCCACAACAAACTATTATCCAATACATCCCAGCTATTGCCGGAAAAGGAGGAAAAATCGCGGGAGCACTCCTCCTTGGTTACTTTATCCATCAATCCGCCATGAGTTTAGCTCTGTTCAACCTCTTTATTACCGGTGTAACCATGCCTGAAACGCCGATTCTCTTCTTTTCTTCATCTCTCCTCCTTGCTTGTGCCTATGCTGCCCGTCAAGGAATTGAAGTCCTTGGCCGTTTAAGCGAACTACTATTACCCATTATTCTCATTGCTATTACGACGATTATCTTACTCTTAACAAAAGATATGCACTTCAAACTCCTGCAGCCGGTTCTTGAAAAAGGGATCCTCCCTGTCATGGGGGGAAGTCTTTTTCTCGTCAGCAGAACGTATGAGGTCATAGAATTTGCTATGCTTTTGCCTTATTTAAACCAACCTGCCAAAACTAAAACCGTTTATTTAACTTCTTTTTTTATCATAGCCTTCTTTTTAACGATGATTTCAATGTCCATCATTGCCATACTTGGAACAGGAGCCGCAACACGCACCTTCCCTTTTTTATATACCATCCGACTCGTCAGTGTGGGAAATTTTATTGAGCGCATTGAATCCATTCATTTGGCAGTTTGGATCTTAGCAGCCTTCCTGAAAATGTCTTTACAATATTACATTATTATCCTGGGCTTAAGTCAGCTTTTTAATTTAAAAAGCTATAAATCTCTTATTCTGCCTACGGGTTCCATCCTCGTCTCCTTAAGCCTCCTTGTTGCTCCCAGCCTTGTGGAATTGCAATCCTTTGCTTCCTCAATGGAATCTCATTTATATAACATTGTATTCGTTTATTCCTTGCCCTTCCTTCTTCTCCTTCTTGCTGTTATTCGAAAGAAAGGAGTCCGCTCCCCATGA
- a CDS encoding spore germination protein, with protein sequence MRKIMDRVRKPQPLIKSAPNASSQQESNQNTKPIDNPIEKLHAVEEPQDFNSISLSITQNLQRLHQTFEESVDVTTREFEVGTEATIHAFIIFINGLVDLGAVNLNLINPLMNLDRNLEDMDTMALIKERALSVANVKATHSFDDVVDAVLSGDTVLFMDNSRTALIASLRKSEKRTVDEPKTESVVRGPREGFVESLETNIALLRKKMKNPALKFFTIKIGRETQTEVCVAYIKGIAKDKVVEEVKQRLQRIDTDAILESGYIESFIEDAPLSLFPTVGNTEKPDIVSAKLLEGRVAILVDGTPFVLTVPYLFVEGFQNSEDYYSRPYYATFIRWLRWLGFFFATFAPGLYVAITTYHQEFLPPALLASIAAAQEGTPFPTMVEALLMQTLFEILREAGVRLPRPVGPAVSIVGALVIGDAAISAGLVGAPMVVITALTAISSFVTPSLTDVGTLSRFLFILAAGVSGLYGVMLAFVGLLTHQVSLRSLGAPYMSPLAPSTISDLKDVLIRAPQWFTLTRPRAIGVNNPNRQKPNQMPSPPDNQKGKK encoded by the coding sequence ATGCGCAAAATAATGGATCGGGTCAGAAAACCGCAGCCTTTGATAAAAAGCGCCCCTAATGCATCGTCTCAGCAGGAGAGTAACCAGAACACGAAGCCCATAGACAATCCCATAGAGAAGCTGCATGCAGTCGAGGAGCCACAAGATTTCAACTCTATTTCCTTGTCTATCACCCAAAACCTTCAGCGACTTCACCAGACCTTTGAAGAATCTGTCGATGTCACGACCCGCGAATTCGAAGTCGGAACAGAGGCGACTATTCACGCCTTTATTATCTTTATTAACGGGCTTGTGGATCTGGGAGCAGTCAACCTGAACCTCATCAATCCGCTCATGAACCTGGATCGTAACCTGGAAGATATGGATACTATGGCCTTAATCAAAGAGCGTGCTCTTTCCGTAGCCAATGTCAAAGCAACCCATTCCTTTGATGATGTCGTTGATGCCGTATTATCCGGGGATACCGTTCTTTTCATGGATAACTCAAGAACAGCCCTGATCGCCTCCCTAAGAAAATCTGAAAAAAGAACCGTGGATGAGCCGAAGACCGAATCCGTTGTCCGCGGACCACGGGAGGGGTTTGTGGAAAGCCTGGAGACCAATATAGCTTTATTAAGAAAGAAGATGAAAAATCCCGCTCTAAAGTTCTTCACCATAAAAATCGGTCGTGAAACACAAACTGAAGTCTGTGTCGCCTATATCAAGGGCATAGCCAAGGATAAAGTGGTGGAAGAGGTTAAACAACGTCTTCAACGTATCGACACCGATGCCATTTTAGAGTCCGGATATATTGAATCCTTTATTGAGGATGCCCCGCTCTCCTTATTTCCCACCGTTGGCAATACCGAAAAACCCGACATTGTCAGCGCCAAACTTCTTGAAGGACGAGTTGCCATTTTAGTGGATGGAACACCGTTTGTTCTTACTGTTCCCTATTTATTTGTCGAAGGCTTTCAGAACAGCGAAGATTATTATTCGCGACCTTATTACGCCACCTTCATCCGCTGGTTGCGTTGGCTGGGGTTTTTCTTTGCCACCTTCGCCCCTGGGCTTTATGTAGCCATTACCACCTATCATCAGGAATTTTTACCCCCCGCACTGCTGGCAAGTATCGCGGCAGCCCAGGAAGGTACTCCTTTTCCTACGATGGTCGAGGCCCTTCTTATGCAAACCCTTTTTGAAATTTTGCGGGAAGCCGGGGTTCGGCTACCCCGCCCCGTTGGTCCTGCTGTAAGTATCGTTGGAGCCCTCGTCATTGGAGATGCCGCCATCTCCGCTGGGCTTGTCGGCGCACCCATGGTCGTCATCACCGCGTTAACGGCAATTTCTTCCTTTGTCACCCCCTCCTTAACCGATGTCGGGACCCTTTCGCGCTTTTTATTCATCCTTGCTGCCGGAGTATCAGGATTATATGGGGTGATGTTGGCCTTTGTGGGACTGTTGACCCACCAAGTTTCTCTTCGCTCCTTAGGAGCCCCTTATATGTCACCCTTGGCCCCCTCCACAATTTCCGATTTGAAAGATGTCCTGATTCGGGCTCCTCAGTGGTTCACACTTACTCGTCCCCGAGCTATTGGCGTTAACAATCCCAATCGTCAAAAGCCGAACCAAATGCCCTCTCCGCCGGATAATCAGAAAGGAAAGAAGTAG
- a CDS encoding 4Fe-4S binding protein has translation MLFAAMTLYIGVQFIRFVNSYADPQAAVWVPRPAGVEAFLPISALVALKSWLVSGIFDTIHPEGLVIFLLAMVISLVLKRSFCSWICPIGTLSEGLAMVGRKLFGKNYIFPRWLDYPLRSLKYVLLSFFIVFIFILMDGASAYAFLQIPYNMISDVVMLDFFKNLTIVGMSIIVLLVLLSVVSQNFWCRYLCPYGALMGLIGVFSPMKVRRNANTCISCERCTVACPNQLKVSEAQRVWSPECSGCLNCVKSCPVQGTLELTTSSISSPSPSSRFKFLIITPQRGAIAVVVIWFVAVAAAKLTGHWDTSIPPEIYKVLIPRIDQF, from the coding sequence TTGCTCTTTGCAGCGATGACTCTCTATATCGGTGTCCAATTCATACGTTTTGTAAATTCTTATGCAGATCCCCAGGCAGCCGTATGGGTTCCACGGCCGGCTGGAGTGGAGGCCTTTCTGCCTATCAGTGCTTTGGTAGCTTTAAAATCCTGGCTTGTTTCGGGGATTTTTGATACCATCCACCCTGAGGGATTGGTTATCTTTTTGCTGGCAATGGTTATTTCCCTGGTGCTGAAAAGAAGCTTTTGCTCCTGGATCTGTCCTATTGGCACTTTATCGGAAGGGCTGGCAATGGTGGGAAGAAAGCTCTTCGGCAAAAATTATATCTTTCCCCGGTGGCTGGATTACCCTTTGCGCTCTCTGAAATACGTCCTTCTGTCCTTTTTCATTGTCTTTATTTTTATCTTAATGGATGGGGCTTCAGCTTACGCCTTTTTGCAAATACCTTATAATATGATTTCGGACGTCGTCATGCTGGATTTCTTTAAAAACTTGACTATAGTAGGGATGAGCATCATAGTACTACTCGTTTTGCTTTCGGTAGTGAGCCAAAATTTCTGGTGCCGATATCTCTGTCCTTATGGTGCCCTTATGGGATTGATTGGAGTATTCAGCCCAATGAAGGTTCGTAGGAATGCCAACACTTGTATCTCCTGTGAACGCTGTACAGTGGCGTGCCCCAATCAGCTTAAAGTATCGGAAGCCCAAAGGGTATGGTCGCCTGAATGTTCCGGATGTTTAAATTGTGTGAAGAGCTGTCCGGTTCAAGGAACACTGGAATTAACCACCTCCTCGATATCATCACCATCACCATCATCCCGTTTTAAGTTCCTGATCATAACGCCACAAAGAGGGGCGATAGCAGTCGTGGTGATATGGTTTGTGGCGGTTGCTGCGGCTAAGCTCACAGGGCATTGGGACACCAGTATTCCCCCAGAAATATATAAGGTACTTATTCCTCGAATAGACCAGTTTTAA
- a CDS encoding putative sulfate exporter family transporter, giving the protein MSTNTYARKRALQNEDWWAAWLGLFIFGLGLGPYFGMDLLGWVTKASVWIEPAKAFAPVSKGTGLNGFTSLLVTFLFILAITTLAAKFVGSNIKKYVIGFSIIFWVTMGCIMLGNIAYIGATPDKTASYGIGWSLGLGEMGYIIAMVVGLIIGNFFIKQADFLKEAAKPELFIKIGIVVLGASIAIKTLDAFGLATTIIIRGLCAVVEAYLIYWPVVYLIARKFFKFTPEWAAPLASGISICGVSAAIATGSAIRARPVIPVILSAVIIVFVALELLLLPWLAQAFLFKDPMVAGAWMGLAVKSDGGAIASGAITDSLIRGRALRELGINWEEGWILMVATTTKVFIDIFIGVWAFILAIIWSVFPIDKNAATNSGQKNKVSASDIWDRFPKFIIGFVLTFLVLFLVGMNNPEGVKALNTGVNEGNAFRTIFFGLCFFSIGLVTNVRKLWAEGMGRIVAIYGIALFGFILWFGLFISWLFYHGITPPTV; this is encoded by the coding sequence TTGTCCACAAATACTTACGCAAGAAAAAGAGCACTTCAAAATGAAGACTGGTGGGCAGCCTGGCTAGGGCTATTTATTTTCGGATTAGGTTTAGGACCTTACTTTGGAATGGACCTGTTAGGATGGGTAACAAAAGCAAGCGTATGGATCGAACCAGCAAAAGCTTTTGCTCCTGTATCTAAAGGTACAGGTCTCAATGGTTTCACATCCTTATTGGTGACTTTCTTATTTATTTTAGCTATCACAACATTGGCCGCTAAATTTGTCGGCTCCAATATAAAAAAATACGTCATTGGTTTCTCCATCATTTTCTGGGTAACCATGGGTTGTATCATGTTAGGTAACATTGCCTATATTGGAGCTACACCCGATAAAACTGCCAGCTATGGCATCGGCTGGTCCCTTGGTTTAGGCGAAATGGGTTATATCATCGCCATGGTAGTCGGTCTTATTATTGGTAACTTCTTTATCAAACAAGCCGACTTTTTAAAAGAAGCCGCAAAACCTGAATTATTCATTAAAATCGGTATCGTTGTTCTGGGCGCTTCCATTGCTATTAAAACTCTCGATGCCTTTGGTCTGGCTACAACAATCATCATCCGGGGGCTCTGCGCTGTTGTTGAAGCTTACTTGATCTATTGGCCGGTAGTTTACCTTATCGCTCGTAAGTTCTTCAAATTCACACCGGAATGGGCGGCACCCCTTGCCTCTGGTATCTCTATCTGCGGTGTTTCTGCTGCTATCGCTACCGGTAGTGCTATCCGTGCCCGTCCCGTTATTCCTGTAATCCTTTCCGCAGTTATCATCGTGTTCGTTGCTCTCGAACTCTTACTATTACCTTGGTTAGCACAAGCTTTCCTGTTTAAAGATCCTATGGTCGCTGGTGCTTGGATGGGTCTGGCTGTTAAATCCGACGGTGGTGCTATCGCCAGTGGTGCTATCACCGACTCCTTGATCAGAGGTCGTGCCTTAAGAGAACTGGGCATCAACTGGGAAGAAGGCTGGATCTTGATGGTCGCTACCACCACGAAAGTCTTCATCGACATCTTCATTGGTGTATGGGCCTTCATCCTGGCTATTATCTGGTCCGTATTCCCCATTGATAAAAATGCTGCTACCAATTCCGGCCAAAAGAATAAAGTCAGTGCCAGTGATATCTGGGATCGTTTTCCCAAATTCATCATTGGTTTCGTACTGACCTTCCTTGTCCTGTTCTTAGTTGGTATGAATAATCCTGAGGGCGTAAAAGCATTAAATACGGGTGTCAATGAAGGTAATGCCTTCAGAACCATCTTCTTTGGATTATGTTTCTTCTCCATCGGTTTAGTCACTAACGTTCGTAAGCTCTGGGCAGAAGGAATGGGACGTATCGTGGCAATTTATGGTATTGCTCTCTTTGGTTTCATCCTCTGGTTCGGACTGTTCATCTCCTGGCTCTTCTACCATGGAATTACACCTCCGACGGTTTAA
- a CDS encoding respiratory nitrate reductase subunit gamma has translation MFLVFYAILAMFLFLAISAYKAYEYTKMPMHGRLDLYPVPKEKGHEHGGSYYEQAEWWAKPHETSLASELIDMLKEILFIKKLFQNQKSLWWLSYSLHLGIYFIIAWTVILVAAAATQLAGGTVAADGGLWGALLYYVTPLVGWVGFFLASFGAISLLLRRVVDPILKKYTTPQEYFNLLLLFVVTLTGILVWSSDITMSNARYAMANVLSFQPLNGDPLLTIHIILAGIMLIYIPMSKMSHYVGKFFSFHMVIWDNDPNVAGSKVEEKIKQAAQYRPQNKWSAPHIAGAPAPTEKSPK, from the coding sequence TTGTTTCTAGTTTTTTATGCGATTCTGGCCATGTTTTTATTTTTAGCTATCTCTGCGTATAAAGCGTATGAGTACACTAAAATGCCAATGCATGGGCGTTTGGATCTCTATCCTGTTCCCAAAGAAAAGGGACATGAGCATGGGGGATCCTATTATGAGCAAGCCGAATGGTGGGCTAAGCCTCATGAAACCTCACTGGCATCCGAGCTCATCGACATGTTGAAGGAGATTCTTTTCATCAAGAAGCTCTTCCAGAACCAAAAATCTCTTTGGTGGCTATCCTATTCCCTTCACCTGGGCATTTATTTCATCATCGCTTGGACAGTAATTCTTGTGGCTGCGGCTGCAACACAGTTGGCGGGCGGAACCGTAGCTGCCGATGGCGGCCTTTGGGGCGCACTCCTTTACTATGTGACACCTTTGGTTGGCTGGGTGGGTTTCTTTTTAGCGTCCTTTGGTGCCATCAGCTTGTTGCTGCGCCGAGTCGTAGACCCGATCCTCAAGAAATACACTACTCCACAGGAATATTTCAATCTATTGCTCTTATTCGTCGTGACCTTAACCGGAATTTTGGTTTGGAGTTCAGATATTACCATGAGCAATGCTCGCTATGCTATGGCTAATGTCCTATCTTTCCAACCCTTGAATGGGGATCCCTTATTGACGATTCACATTATTCTCGCCGGAATTATGCTAATATACATCCCTATGAGCAAGATGAGCCATTATGTGGGTAAATTCTTTAGCTTCCACATGGTTATCTGGGATAATGATCCGAATGTCGCAGGCAGCAAGGTTGAGGAAAAAATAAAACAGGCTGCTCAATATCGCCCTCAGAATAAATGGTCAGCCCCCCATATTGCCGGTGCACCTGCACCTACGGAAAAGTCCCCTAAGTAA
- a CDS encoding (Fe-S)-binding protein — MINHKDLRPSDLNRPDEQLVQVEELMPLPRPYDKPGMEPDFMEVKPAWREKYCTSLDGFVGIDTLTRPKSKEEEEEFVRKFLSGLEKLFTDANNGMRQPLMLSFEYCAKCDTCSNACHIYEGSGNNELYRPIFRVEALRKIYKKYFTTSGKLLGGLVGADLEATWESIARLGESAYRCNLCRRCAQTCPLGLDNGIMAKEIRKIFSMEMGIAPSPIHKKGTENQLKTGSSTGLTKPAFLDIVEFLEEEIEEKFGLKIKFPIDKKGADILLMHNAGEYRAWPENPIAFAILFEAAGIDWTISSEMMGYDSVNYGIWYDDAQAKKIALAQMKVAKDLGVRRVVQGECGHAHKAAAVSADRMAPGSDKVPVESFFPLLRDIVKSGAIKFDPSRNNFPVTLHDPCNVVRQMGIVMPQREVLHQLAPQFREMTPHGVDNYCCGGGSGFAIMHSQNFGDFLKKISARKKFAQILNAFQDTIEDPHTVKYICAPCSNCKGTMRDILEYYEATEKFNVQYGGLIELVVNAMADLKTPFFEFLEE; from the coding sequence ATGATAAATCATAAAGACCTAAGACCCAGTGATTTAAATCGGCCCGACGAGCAGTTGGTCCAAGTGGAAGAACTTATGCCTTTGCCGCGTCCTTACGATAAGCCCGGCATGGAACCCGATTTCATGGAAGTAAAACCGGCATGGCGTGAAAAATACTGTACTTCCTTGGATGGCTTCGTTGGTATTGATACCTTAACCCGCCCCAAATCCAAAGAAGAAGAAGAGGAGTTTGTCCGTAAGTTTTTGAGCGGTTTAGAGAAGCTTTTCACCGACGCCAACAATGGTATGAGACAACCCTTGATGCTTTCCTTTGAGTATTGTGCTAAATGTGATACCTGCTCCAATGCCTGCCACATTTATGAAGGGTCCGGTAACAATGAACTTTATCGGCCCATTTTCCGGGTAGAAGCTCTGCGCAAAATCTATAAAAAGTATTTTACCACCAGCGGCAAGCTCTTAGGCGGCCTTGTAGGTGCCGACCTCGAGGCAACTTGGGAAAGTATTGCACGTCTCGGCGAATCCGCCTATCGATGTAATCTTTGCCGTCGCTGTGCCCAAACCTGTCCTCTGGGGTTAGATAATGGCATCATGGCCAAAGAAATTCGCAAGATTTTCAGCATGGAGATGGGGATTGCCCCCAGCCCGATTCACAAAAAAGGAACGGAGAACCAGCTTAAGACAGGCTCCTCCACCGGACTTACCAAGCCTGCTTTCTTGGATATCGTTGAATTCTTAGAAGAGGAAATCGAAGAAAAGTTTGGCTTGAAAATCAAATTCCCCATTGATAAAAAAGGTGCCGATATTCTCTTGATGCATAATGCGGGAGAATACCGAGCATGGCCGGAAAACCCCATCGCCTTTGCCATTCTCTTTGAAGCCGCGGGGATCGACTGGACTATCAGCAGTGAAATGATGGGCTATGACAGCGTAAACTATGGAATTTGGTATGATGATGCCCAAGCTAAAAAGATTGCCCTGGCACAAATGAAAGTGGCCAAGGATCTGGGAGTACGGCGGGTTGTCCAAGGTGAATGCGGACATGCTCATAAAGCAGCAGCCGTGTCGGCGGATAGAATGGCACCCGGATCGGATAAGGTGCCTGTGGAAAGTTTCTTCCCCTTACTGCGGGATATCGTCAAATCCGGCGCCATCAAATTTGACCCCAGCCGGAACAATTTCCCGGTGACCCTTCATGACCCTTGCAACGTGGTAAGACAAATGGGGATTGTTATGCCGCAACGCGAAGTCTTACATCAGCTCGCCCCCCAGTTCCGTGAAATGACCCCCCATGGGGTAGATAACTACTGTTGTGGTGGGGGCAGCGGTTTTGCGATCATGCATAGTCAAAATTTCGGAGACTTCCTTAAAAAGATCAGTGCCCGCAAAAAATTCGCCCAGATCCTTAACGCTTTTCAGGATACTATCGAAGATCCCCATACCGTCAAATACATCTGTGCTCCCTGCTCCAACTGTAAAGGAACCATGCGGGATATCCTGGAGTACTACGAAGCAACTGAGAAATTTAATGTTCAATACGGCGGCCTGATCGAATTAGTCGTCAATGCTATGGCTGATCTGAAGACTCCTTTCTTTGAGTTCCTGGAAGAGTAG
- a CDS encoding FAD-dependent oxidoreductase, with the protein MKVMIIGGVATGPKVAARLRRLSIDAEITVIEKGNIISYGSCGLPLFLGNLVPKIEDLMKTSAGLIRDTQYFEDTKGINVLTQTEALAIDRQQKKVKVRNLATGEESDLDYDYLVLATGAKEVVPPIPGIQHQNVYTVHHLDDAVNIKALIKEKKIQHATIIGAGLIGIEVADAIAGPRLKVTLCESQGSVVPKLLDPDMALLVEHKMRSRGIDLRLNCPVKALTGDEDGKVNGVTLENESIETGLVIVAVGVRPEVTLARQAGLTLGITGAIQVNQTMQTDDPCIYAGGDCAEQVNMLSGHRVFVPLASTANKQGRVIADNIAGRASEFPAICATSVFQAFELNVGRTGLGESEARELGYDVMTSLSTGLDAVHYYPVHGAVTIKLIAERASGRLLGAQVCGTGEAIKRLDVLITILKFNGTVKDISNLDLSYAPPFATAIDVLIHAANTLENKQLGVVDTVNPFELLERLKKDESIIFVDVREGDETKANPVEGSHIIVIPLGELRKRYAEIPQGSPVVTFCELGIRGYDAACFLKGVGFQDVSFLEGGMSTWGALQPALNI; encoded by the coding sequence GTGAAAGTTATGATTATTGGCGGGGTTGCTACCGGCCCTAAGGTAGCGGCACGCTTACGACGCCTTTCTATAGACGCCGAAATAACCGTGATTGAAAAGGGGAACATCATCTCCTATGGCTCTTGCGGGTTGCCCTTGTTTTTGGGCAACCTGGTCCCCAAAATAGAAGACCTTATGAAGACCTCCGCGGGGCTGATTCGAGACACCCAGTATTTTGAGGATACCAAGGGCATCAACGTATTAACTCAAACCGAGGCCCTTGCCATCGATCGTCAACAGAAAAAAGTCAAGGTCCGGAACCTTGCCACAGGCGAGGAAAGTGATCTGGACTATGACTATTTGGTTCTGGCCACAGGGGCTAAAGAAGTAGTCCCGCCCATTCCTGGAATCCAGCACCAGAATGTCTATACCGTACATCATTTGGATGATGCGGTGAACATTAAAGCCTTGATTAAAGAAAAGAAGATCCAACATGCCACCATCATCGGTGCAGGCTTAATTGGCATTGAAGTGGCCGACGCCATTGCCGGACCGCGCTTAAAAGTCACTCTGTGCGAAAGTCAAGGCAGTGTCGTTCCCAAACTTCTTGACCCGGATATGGCCCTTCTCGTCGAACACAAGATGCGCAGCCGGGGGATTGATCTAAGACTGAATTGCCCCGTCAAAGCGTTGACCGGAGATGAGGACGGGAAGGTCAATGGAGTTACCTTAGAGAACGAATCCATCGAGACCGGGTTGGTCATTGTGGCGGTAGGAGTGCGACCGGAGGTTACTCTGGCCCGACAAGCCGGTCTGACCCTTGGCATAACGGGTGCCATCCAAGTGAACCAAACTATGCAGACCGACGATCCCTGCATCTATGCCGGTGGCGACTGTGCCGAGCAGGTCAATATGTTATCGGGCCACCGAGTCTTTGTTCCCTTGGCATCGACTGCCAACAAGCAGGGACGGGTTATCGCCGACAATATTGCCGGAAGGGCTTCAGAGTTCCCAGCCATTTGCGCTACTTCGGTCTTTCAGGCCTTCGAGCTCAATGTAGGAAGGACAGGACTGGGAGAGTCAGAGGCCAGGGAGCTGGGCTATGATGTGATGACAAGCCTAAGTACCGGTCTTGACGCGGTTCATTACTATCCCGTTCATGGCGCGGTGACCATCAAGCTCATCGCCGAAAGAGCCAGCGGACGGCTGCTGGGGGCTCAGGTCTGCGGTACGGGAGAAGCTATTAAACGATTGGATGTCCTTATAACCATCTTAAAATTCAATGGAACGGTTAAGGATATCAGTAATTTGGATTTGAGTTATGCCCCGCCTTTCGCTACGGCCATTGATGTCTTGATTCATGCGGCAAATACTTTGGAGAACAAGCAACTTGGGGTTGTGGATACCGTGAATCCCTTTGAACTGCTTGAACGCTTGAAAAAAGACGAATCCATCATCTTTGTGGATGTGCGCGAGGGAGATGAGACCAAGGCCAACCCTGTGGAAGGTTCCCATATCATAGTAATACCTTTAGGGGAACTAAGGAAACGATATGCTGAAATACCCCAGGGCAGCCCAGTGGTCACGTTCTGTGAGCTGGGTATTCGCGGATACGATGCAGCCTGCTTCCTCAAAGGAGTGGGGTTCCAGGATGTCAGTTTTCTAGAAGGGGGGATGTCTACCTGGGGGGCCTTGCAGCCTGCCCTGAATATATAA
- a CDS encoding 4Fe-4S binding protein, protein MFIITIDPDSCSGCDACADSCPAHLLKFNGEITEVVGDETECMGCESCVAVCPTGAASIMEM, encoded by the coding sequence ATGTTCATCATAACCATTGATCCCGATTCATGTTCCGGCTGCGATGCCTGTGCAGATTCTTGCCCGGCACATCTATTGAAATTCAACGGGGAAATCACCGAAGTTGTCGGCGATGAAACCGAATGTATGGGTTGTGAAAGTTGCGTAGCTGTTTGCCCAACTGGGGCTGCATCCATTATGGAGATGTAG
- the dsrA gene encoding dissimilatory-type sulfite reductase subunit alpha has product MAEKRTPQLDELEKGQWPSFVTEIKKAAVKNEASKELLHLLERSYEEKRGHWKHGGIVGVKGYGGGVIGRYTDLPEEYPNLAAFHTVRINSPSGWFYNTKSLRTICDIWEKRGSGLMNFHGATGDAILLGTTTDQLQPIFDDLSEEGFDLGGSGSDLRSPSCCVGPGRCEHACYDTLEACYNITNQYQDELHRPMWPYKFKIKFSGCANDCTASIARSDCAVIGTWRDTLTIDQEAVKAYVAEGLNIQAVVCDRCPTKAMKFNAETQELSVIAEECTRCMHCINRMPKAIAPGKERGATILLGGKSTIVQSAFMGWVIVPFMKMEAESDFQEFKDMIERIWEWWDENGKTRERIGETIYRLGMTNFLTSVGLPAVPQMVYRPRANPYVFWPEDEIKK; this is encoded by the coding sequence ATGGCTGAAAAGAGAACGCCACAACTGGATGAGTTAGAAAAAGGACAATGGCCCAGCTTTGTGACGGAAATCAAAAAGGCTGCCGTGAAAAACGAAGCCTCGAAGGAACTCCTTCATCTCTTAGAGAGATCCTATGAGGAAAAGAGAGGGCATTGGAAACACGGCGGTATCGTTGGAGTTAAAGGTTATGGTGGTGGAGTAATCGGTCGTTACACTGATTTGCCAGAAGAGTACCCGAACCTTGCTGCATTCCACACGGTACGTATTAATTCCCCAAGCGGTTGGTTCTACAACACCAAATCCCTTCGCACAATCTGCGATATCTGGGAAAAACGCGGAAGCGGACTCATGAACTTCCACGGAGCTACTGGAGATGCTATCTTACTTGGGACAACCACTGACCAACTTCAACCCATTTTTGATGATTTGAGTGAGGAAGGTTTCGACTTGGGTGGTTCCGGTTCTGACTTAAGATCTCCCAGCTGCTGCGTTGGACCAGGACGTTGTGAACATGCTTGCTACGACACCTTGGAAGCTTGCTATAACATCACCAACCAGTACCAGGATGAATTGCATCGCCCCATGTGGCCCTATAAATTCAAGATTAAATTCTCCGGCTGTGCTAACGACTGCACCGCATCTATCGCTCGTTCTGACTGCGCCGTCATCGGAACTTGGAGAGATACCCTTACCATCGATCAAGAAGCGGTCAAAGCTTATGTGGCCGAAGGTCTGAATATCCAAGCTGTAGTATGTGACCGTTGCCCAACAAAAGCTATGAAATTCAATGCTGAGACTCAAGAATTAAGCGTTATTGCTGAAGAGTGCACCCGCTGCATGCATTGCATTAATAGGATGCCCAAAGCCATCGCTCCCGGAAAAGAAAGAGGAGCAACCATCCTTCTGGGTGGAAAATCTACCATCGTTCAATCCGCTTTCATGGGTTGGGTTATCGTACCCTTCATGAAGATGGAAGCAGAAAGTGATTTCCAAGAGTTCAAAGATATGATCGAGCGTATCTGGGAATGGTGGGATGAAAACGGTAAAACTCGTGAGAGAATCGGGGAAACCATCTACCGTCTGGGTATGACCAATTTCCTCACTTCAGTTGGTCTGCCTGCCGTACCACAAATGGTTTACCGTCCACGTGCTAACCCCTATGTCTTCTGGCCAGAAGATGAAATAAAGAAGTAA